The following proteins are encoded in a genomic region of Cygnus olor isolate bCygOlo1 chromosome 11, bCygOlo1.pri.v2, whole genome shotgun sequence:
- the AEN gene encoding apoptosis-enhancing nuclease, with protein RHRPRPVCKSLLTLSQWESSGAWPGQDLPGHVSEAASGPDTWGGGRPPGKGQMTPLPPPRAPPPAPKGAQGPPGPRPAPQGPAPPQPRSKKRSRRHQRFLERRALLEQRGVLRPPRHQPGGQDPPEVLPEVAPGCGKVPGSPIPNGTAAGVPPLRPAKYVAIDCEMVGTGPRGRQSELARCSVVGYHGDVIYDKYVRPRLPVVDYRTRWSGVTKGHLRNAIPFRAAQAEILKILKDKIVVGHAIHNDFQALKYFHPKDRTRDTSRIPLLNQKAGLPVRASASLKSLAKHLLHKKIQVGCRGHSSVEDAQTAMELYRLVEVQWETELARSQPPRPPSPPADPSTDSDQYLDDQYWPTDLTAGSP; from the exons CGTCACCGGCCCCGCCCCGTATGCAAATCACTTCTCACTCTCAGCCAATGGGAGAGCAGCGGGGCGTGGCCAGGCCAGGACTTGCCCGGGCATGTGAGCGAGGCGGCTTCCGGGCCGGACACGTGGGGCGGCG gcaggCCGCCGGGTAAGGGGCAGATGACACCGCTGCcgccccccagagcccccccacccgcacccaagggtgcccagggcccccccggccccaggcCGGCCCCGCAGGGCCctgcccccccgcagccccgcagcaaGAAGCGGAGCCGCAGGCACCAGCGCTTCCTGGAGCGCCGGgcgctgctggagcagagggggGTGCTGAGACCCCCCCGCCACCAGCCGGGAGGCCAGGACCCCCCGGAGGTGCTCCCCGAGGTGGCCCCCGGGTGCGGGAAGGTGCCCGGGTCCCCGATCCCAAATGGCACCGCCGCGGGGGTGCCCCCGCTGCGCCCCGCCAAGTACGTGGCCATCGACTGCGAGATGGTGGGCACCGGCCCGCGGGGGCGGCAGAGCGAGCTGGCGCGGTGCAGCGTGGTGGGCTACCACGGGGACGTCATCTACGACAAGTACGTGCGGCCGCGGCTGCCCGTCGTCGACTACCGCACGCGCTGGAGCGGCGTCACCAAGGGGCACCTGAGGAACGCCATTCCCTTCAGGGCCGCCCAGGCCGAG ATCCTGAAGATCTTGAAAGACAAGATCGTGGTAGGACACGCCATCCACAATGACTTCCAGGCCCTGAAGTACTTCCACCCCAAAGACAGGACCCGAGACACCAGCCGGATCCCGCTGCTGAACCAGAAGGCAGGGCTGCCCGTCAGGGCCAGCGCCTCGCTCAAGAGCCTGGCCAAGCACCTGCTCCACAAGAAGATCCAG GTGGGCTGCAGAGGGCACTCGTCGGTGGAGGACGCCCAGACGGCCATGGAGCTCTACAGGCTGGTGGAGGTGCAGTGGGAGACGGAGCTGgcccgcagccagcccccccggccccccagcccccccgcgGACCCCAGTACAGACAGTGACCAGTACCTGGACGACC
- the DET1 gene encoding DET1 homolog yields the protein MDHDAPTIRPRRIQNQNVIHRLERRRISSGKAGTHWHQVRVFHQNVFPNFTVVNVEKPPCFLRKFSPDGRYFIAFSSDQTSLEIYEYQGCQAAEDLLQGYEGEILANGNDQRSVNIRGRLFERFFVLLHITNVASNGEHLNRECSLFTDDCRYVIVGSAAYLPEEPHPPFFEVYRNSESVTPNPRSPLEDYSLHIIDLHTGRLCDTRTFKCDKVILSHNQGLYLYKNILAILSVQQQTIHVFQVTPEGTFIDVRTIGRFCYEDDLLTLSAVYPEVQRDTQTGMANPYKEPFINSLKHRLLVYLWRRAEQDGSAIAKRRFFQYFDQLRQLRMWKMQLLDENHLFIKYTSEDVVTLRVTDPSQPSFFVVYNMVTTEVIAVFENTSDELLELFENFCDLFRNATLHSEAVQFPCSASSNNFARQIQRRFKDTIVNAKYGGHTEAVRRLLGQLPISAQSYSGSPYLDLSLFSYDDKWVSVMERPKTCGDHPIRFYARDSGLLKFEIQAGLLGRPINHTVRRLVAFTFHPFEPFAISVQRTNAEYVVNFHMRHSCT from the exons ATGGACCATGACGCCCCCACCATCAGGCCCCGCCGCATCCAGAACCAGAACGTCATCCACCGCCTGGAGCGCCGCCGCATCAGCTCGGGCAAAGCCGGCACCCACTGGCACCAGGTGCGCGTCTTCCACCAGAACGTCTTCCCCAACTTCACCGTGGTCAACGTGGAGAAGCCGCCCTGCTTCCTGCGCAAGTTCTCCCCCGACGGGCGCTACTTCATCGCCTTCTCCTCCGACCAGACCTCCCTGGAGATCTACGAGTACCAGGGCTGCCAGGCGGCAGAAGACCTCCTGCAAGGCTACGAGGGGGAGATCCTGGCCAACGGCAACGACCAGAGATCCGTCAACATCCGCGGGCGGCTCTTTGAGCGCTTCTTCGTCCTGCTGCACATCACCAACGTGGCCTCCAACGGGGAGCACCTGAACCGCGAGTGCAGCTTGTTCACCGACGACTGCCGCTACGTGATCGTCGGCTCCGCCGCCTACCTGCCCGAGGAGCCGCACCCGCCCTTCTTCGAGGTTTATCGCAACAGCGAGTCGGTGACCCCCAACCCCCGCTCCCCGCTGGAGGACTACTCCCTGCACATCATCGACCTCCACACGGGCAGGCTCTGCGACACGCGGACTTTCAAGTGCGACAAGGTCATCCTGTCGCACAACCAGGGGCTGTACCTCTACAAGAACATCCTGGCCATCCTCTCCGTGCAGCAGCAGACTATCCACGTCTTTCAGGTGACCCCCGAGGGGACCTTCATCGACGTGCGGACCATCGGGCGCTTCTGCTACGAGGACGATCTGCTGACCCTGTCCGCCGTGTACCCCGAGGTGCAGCGGGACACGCAGACGGGGATGGCGAACCCCTACAAGGAGCCCTTCATCAACTCCCTGAAGCACAGGCTGCTGGTGTACCTGTGGCGGAGGGCGGAGCAGGACGGGAGCGCCATAGCCAAGAGGAGGTTCTTCCAGTACTTCGACCAGCTGAGGCAGCTCCGCATGTGGAAGATGCAGCTCCTGGATGAGAACCACCTCTTCATCAAGTACACCAGCGAAGACGTGGTCACGCTGCGGGTGACGGATCCGTCTCAG CCCTCGTTCTTCGTCGTGTACAACATGGTGACCACAGAGGTTATCGCCGTGTTTGAGAACACGTCCGacgagctgctggagctgtttgAGAACTTCTGCGACCTCTTCAGGAACGCCACCTTGCACAGCGAGGCGGTCCAGTTCCCCTGCTCAGCGTCCAGCAACAACTTTGCCAGGCAGATCCAGCGCCG GTTCAAAGACACTATTGTGAACGCCAAGTACGGAGGGCACACGGAGGCTGTGCGGAGGCTGCTGGGCCAGCTCCCCATCAGCGCCCAGTCCTACAGCGGCAGCCCGTACCTCGACCTCTCCCTTTTCAGCTATGATGACAAGTGGGTGTCAGTCATGGAGCGTCCCAAGACCTGCGGCGATCACCCGATAAG attttACGCTCGGGATTCTGGCCTCCTGAAGTTTGAAATCCAGGCGGGACTCCTGGGGCGACCCATCAATCACACGGTGCGGCGCCTGGTTGCGTTCACCTTCCACCCCTTCGAGCCCTTTGCCATCTCGGTGCAGCGCACGAACGCGGAGTACGTGGTGAACTTCCACATGAGGCACAGCTGCACGTAG